One region of Glycine max cultivar Williams 82 chromosome 9, Glycine_max_v4.0, whole genome shotgun sequence genomic DNA includes:
- the LOC102670490 gene encoding glycine-rich cell wall structural protein 2 — translation MDPEELVVEMEDLEVVLAAEMEDLVVLLAPETEYLVVVGWATADMEEAFVENSWISYDPDFKTRGGGGGGGEGGGVVNGGQGHGSGFGAGGGVGGIGGGGGGGGGGGGGVGNGGQGHGSGFGAGGGVGGIGGGGGGGGGEGGGVGNEGQGHGSGFGAGGGVGGIGGGSGGMSGMGGGGGGGGGGGGGNGWQGHGYGSGFGGGTSNGGMGGGGGGGSGGGIGNEGYGHGNGFGAGIGMGVGGDGGKEGDYKGSNNSKGGSNDHGVNNGFGIGFGMGLGFGFGIGSNGAKVTNQGDVNDP, via the exons ATGGATCCGGAGGAGCTGGTGGTGGAAATGGAGGATTTGGAGGTGGTGTTGGCAGCGGAAATGGAGGATTTGGTGGTGCTGCTGGCGCCGGAAACGGAGTATTTGGTGGTGGTGGGATGGGCGACGGCGGATATGGAGGAGGCATTTGTGGAGAATTCATGGATCAGTTACGACCCTGACTTTAAAACTA gaggtggtggtggtggtggaggtgaaGGTGGAGGAGTTGTCAATGGAGGGCAAGGTCATGGCAGTGGTTTTGGTGCAGGTGGAGGAGTAGGAGGAATaggaggaggtggtggtggtggtggaggtggaGGTGGAGGAGTTGGCAATGGAGGCCAAGGTCATGGCAGTGGTTTTGGTGCAGGTGGAGGAGTAGGAGGCATtggaggaggtggtggtggtggtggaggtgaaGGTGGAGGAGTTGGCAATGAAGGGCAAGGTCATGGCAGTGGTTTTGGTGCAGGTGGAGGAGTAGGAGGCATTGGAGGAGGAAGCGGTGGTATGAGTGGCATgggaggaggtggtggtggtggtggtggaggcggAGGTGGTAATGGATGGCAAGGCCATGGTTATGGTAGTGGTTTCGGTGGAGGTACAAGTAATGGAGGCAtgggaggaggaggaggtggaGGAAGTGGTGGTGGAATTGGTAATGAAGGGTATGGTCATGGTAATGGCTTTGGGGCTGGCATTGGCATGGGCGTGGGTGGAGATGGAGGCAAAGAAGGAGATTATAAGGGTAGTAATAATAGCAAAGGTGGAAGCAATGATCATGGTGTTAACAATGGCTTTGGAATAGGATTTGGTATGGGTCTTGGGTTTGGTTTTGGCATAGGAAGTAATGGTGCAAAGGTCACCAATCAAGGTGATGTGAATGATCCTTAG
- the LOC100804288 gene encoding aminomethyltransferase, mitochondrial: protein MRGGLWQLGQSITRRLAQGDKKAVARRYFASDAELKKTVVYDFHVANGGKMVPFAGWSMPIQYKDSIMDSTLNCRENGSLFDVSHMCGLSLKGKDSVPFLEKLVIADVAGLAPGTGSLTVFTNEKGGAIDDSVITKVKDDHIYLVVNAGCRDKDLAHIEEHMKAFKAKGGDVSWHIHDERSLLALQGPLAAPVLQHLTKADLSKMYFGGFQVLDINGVQCFLTRTGYTGEDGFEISIPSESAVDLAKAILEKSEGKIRLTGLGARDSLRLEAGLCLYGNDLEQHITPIEAGLTWAIGKRRRAEGGFLGADVILKQLEEGPKIRRVGFFSSGPPPRSHSEIQDEGGNNIGEVTSGGFSPCLKKNIAIGYVKSGLHKAGTKVKIIIRGKSNEGVVTKMPFVPTKYYKPS, encoded by the exons ATGAGGGGGGGCTTATGGCAACTCGGGCAATCAATCACTCGCCGTCTTGCCCAGGGTGATAAGAAGGCTGTTGCTCGTAGGTATTTTGCCTCAGATGCTGAGCTGAAAAAGACAGTCGTTTATGACTTCCATGTTGCTAATGGAGGGAAGATGGTGCCATTTGCTGGATGGAGCATGCCAATTCAATATAAGGACTCAATTATGGACTCAACCCTTAACTGTAGGGAGAATGGTAGCCTTTTTGATGTTTCCCATATGTGCGGGCTAAGCCTCAAGGGAAAGGACTCTGTTCCGTTCCTTGAAAAGCTTGTCATTGCTGATGTTGCTGGGCTTGCCCCTGGAACTGGTTCATTGACTGTCTTCACAAATGAAAAAGGAGGGGCAATTGATGATTCAGTTATTACCAAGGTGAAGGATGATCACATATACTTGGTTGTGAATGCTGGATGCAGGGATAAAGATCTGGCTCATATTGAGGAGCATATGAAGGCATTCAAGGCCAAAGGTGGTGATGTGTCATGGCACATCCATGATGAGAGATCTCTTCTTGCTCTGCAG GGTCCTCTTGCTGCTCCGGTTCTTCAACACCTGACAAAAGCAGATTTAAGCAAGATGTACTTTGGGGGTTTCCAAGTGTTGGACATCAATGGTGTGCAGTGCTTTCTCACACGGACAGG GTATACTGGGGAAGATGGATTTGAGATATCAATTCCCTCAGAGAGTGCAGTGGATCTTGCCAAGGCAATTCTTGAAAAATCTGAAGGGAAGATAAGATTGACAGGATTAGGTGCTCGAGATAGTCTACGCCTTGAAGCTGGATTGTGTTTATATGGCAATGACTTGGAACAGCACATTACACCTATTGAGGCAGGACTGACATGGGCCATAGGGAAGAGAAGGAGAGCAGAAGGGGGTTTTCTAGGTGCTGATGTTATACTAAAACAGCTTGAAGAAGGCCCTAAGATCAGGCGTGttggtttcttttcttctggCCCTCCTCCCAGAAGCCACAGTGAGATTCAAGATGAAGGAGGGAACAACATTGGGGAAGTCACAAGTGGCGGATTCAGTCCTTGCCTCAAGAAGAACATAGCCATTGGATATGTGAAATCAGGATTGCACAAAGCAGGCACCAAAGTAAAGATTATTATTCGAGGAAAGTCTAATGAAGGAGTTGTTACAAAGATGCCATTTGTACCAACAAAATACTATAAGCCGTCCTAA